From Pseudoalteromonas sp. R3, one genomic window encodes:
- the rluC gene encoding 23S rRNA pseudouridine(955/2504/2580) synthase RluC → MSEKTGLKVSFVTITEDQLGQRIDNFLLTHLKGVPKSAIYKILRKGEVRVNKKRIKPVYKLQLNDEVRIPPVKVAEKSEFVPKNLDKVAGLEDAILYEDKYLIVMNKPSGMAVHGGSGLSYGLIEAIRALRPEERNLELVHRLDRDTSGCLLISKRRAILKGLHEQLREKTMEKNYWALVCGEWSAKHKNVTEPLRKNTLQSGERVVRVDHEEGKASHTRFRVLERFEGATLVQASPVTGRTHQIRVHTQCKGHPIACDDKYGDQVFDSRMRQMGLGRLFLHARELRFIHPKHETTLHVEAPLDKALEHCLNKLRGNNDA, encoded by the coding sequence ATGTCAGAAAAAACCGGCTTAAAGGTAAGTTTTGTAACCATAACAGAAGACCAACTCGGTCAGCGCATAGATAATTTTTTGCTTACCCACCTTAAAGGGGTACCAAAGAGTGCAATCTACAAAATTCTTCGCAAAGGGGAGGTCAGGGTTAACAAAAAACGGATCAAGCCAGTTTACAAGCTACAGCTGAATGATGAAGTGCGTATTCCGCCGGTAAAAGTCGCTGAGAAGTCAGAATTTGTGCCAAAAAACCTGGATAAAGTCGCAGGGTTGGAAGACGCGATTCTATATGAAGATAAATACCTGATTGTAATGAATAAGCCATCAGGTATGGCGGTCCATGGCGGGAGTGGTTTGAGCTATGGGCTAATTGAGGCTATCCGGGCCTTACGCCCTGAAGAAAGGAACCTGGAGTTAGTACACAGACTGGATCGTGATACGTCTGGCTGTTTGTTAATCTCAAAGCGTCGCGCAATCTTAAAAGGCCTACACGAGCAGCTCAGAGAAAAAACCATGGAAAAGAATTACTGGGCACTGGTGTGTGGTGAGTGGTCTGCAAAGCATAAAAATGTCACAGAACCTTTGCGTAAAAATACCCTGCAATCTGGCGAGCGGGTGGTACGAGTTGATCACGAAGAAGGCAAGGCCTCACATACGCGCTTTCGGGTACTGGAACGTTTTGAGGGGGCGACGTTAGTGCAGGCATCACCTGTCACGGGGCGTACTCACCAGATCCGAGTACATACGCAATGCAAAGGCCATCCAATCGCCTGCGATGATAAATATGGTGACCAGGTGTTCGACAGCAGAATGCGCCAGATGGGCTTAGGGCGGTTATTCCTGCATGCCCGGGAGCTTAGGTTTATTCATCCAAAGCATGAAACAACACTGCACGTTGAAGCGCCATTAGACAAAGCGCTGGAGCACTGCTTGAATAAGCTAAGGGGTAATAATGACGCGTAA
- a CDS encoding HAD-IIIA family hydrolase gives MTRKLVIFDWDGTVMDTVPKIVNTIRKVAIAHGLEPISDEASKSIIGLSLEKAMATLFPEQQDNSADLALTYKRLYKEDTTPAVVFTGVEALLAALKNDGYLLAVATGKSRVGLDNLLAQSGLRGYFNITKTADDANSKPDPDMLQQILRELDISPEQAIMIGDTAIDMQLAKNANVPAVAVTLGAASAAQLEKYAPLAVCESYAQLQAFLLPEHVNAEFCQ, from the coding sequence ATGACGCGTAAGCTGGTTATATTCGACTGGGATGGTACTGTGATGGACACAGTACCAAAAATTGTTAATACCATACGCAAAGTGGCGATAGCCCACGGCCTTGAACCTATCTCTGATGAAGCGTCCAAGTCAATAATCGGCTTGTCGTTAGAAAAGGCCATGGCCACTTTGTTCCCAGAACAACAAGATAACTCTGCTGACTTAGCACTGACTTATAAACGTTTATATAAAGAAGACACAACCCCGGCAGTGGTCTTTACAGGAGTCGAGGCATTGCTGGCTGCGCTCAAAAATGACGGGTATTTACTGGCTGTCGCGACTGGAAAGAGTCGGGTTGGCCTGGATAACTTACTGGCACAAAGTGGTTTGCGTGGTTATTTTAATATTACCAAAACGGCGGATGACGCAAACTCGAAGCCAGATCCGGACATGCTGCAACAGATTTTACGTGAGCTCGATATCAGCCCAGAGCAGGCCATCATGATTGGCGATACCGCAATTGATATGCAGTTGGCCAAAAATGCGAATGTACCTGCCGTCGCAGTAACGCTCGGCGCAGCCAGTGCAGCGCAACTTGAGAAATACGCGCCGCTGGCAGTGTGCGAAAGCTATGCTCAGCTTCAGGCGTTTTTATTGCCCGAGCACGTCAACGCCGAATTCTGCCAATGA
- a CDS encoding nucleoside triphosphate pyrophosphatase encodes MKSPLILASSSPFRQQILAKLCLPFESFSPDIDESSLPAEAPAELVARLSDSKARVAHQHYSSGLVIGSDQVALFDGKILGKPHTEENAHAQLKQFSGQVVTFLTGLCVYELETQRSVTKVVPFKVHFRQLTDAQIAHYVAKEQPLNCAGSFKSEGLGICLFDKLEGDDPNTLIGLPLIELTKSLAEFGVDVLGQ; translated from the coding sequence ATGAAATCACCACTTATATTAGCTTCCAGCTCGCCATTTAGGCAGCAAATCTTAGCAAAATTATGCCTGCCATTTGAGAGTTTCTCGCCTGACATTGATGAATCAAGTTTGCCTGCAGAAGCGCCTGCTGAGCTGGTTGCCAGATTAAGCGACAGTAAAGCGCGCGTCGCGCATCAACATTATAGCAGTGGATTAGTGATTGGCTCAGATCAGGTCGCTTTATTTGACGGCAAGATCCTCGGCAAACCTCACACCGAGGAAAATGCCCACGCACAGCTTAAACAATTCAGCGGCCAGGTGGTCACGTTTCTCACCGGATTGTGCGTCTATGAGCTTGAGACACAGAGATCTGTTACTAAAGTCGTGCCGTTTAAAGTCCATTTTCGACAATTAACAGACGCTCAGATTGCGCACTATGTAGCAAAAGAGCAACCGCTCAATTGTGCAGGCAGCTTTAAAAGTGAAGGACTGGGGATATGCCTGTTCGATAAGCTTGAGGGAGACGATCCCAATACATTAATTGGACTCCCTCTGATTGAACTGACCAAGTCATTGGCAGAATTCGGCGTTGACGTGCTCGGGCAATAA
- the yceD gene encoding 23S rRNA accumulation protein YceD, with protein sequence MQKVKIPITIDPCKAAQRRASYDGVIALEELSRLQQVVQDQVGEIAVTIRCETDQQGLVVVRGNVQAKVTVLCQRCNDELGLDLEQDFAYSPVGLGAESEELPECYDVVELDEEGEINLRQIVEDELILAIPIVPKHTEASCSFSDKPVSFGDIEEQESKPNPFEILKQLKKDS encoded by the coding sequence ATGCAAAAGGTGAAAATTCCCATCACCATTGATCCTTGCAAAGCGGCACAGCGCCGGGCCAGTTATGACGGTGTGATAGCGCTTGAAGAACTTTCTCGTTTGCAGCAAGTTGTGCAAGATCAAGTAGGTGAAATAGCGGTAACTATTCGTTGTGAAACAGACCAGCAAGGTTTGGTTGTGGTACGTGGAAACGTACAAGCCAAAGTCACCGTGTTGTGTCAGCGTTGCAACGATGAATTAGGGTTGGATTTGGAACAAGACTTTGCGTATTCGCCAGTCGGATTAGGTGCAGAGTCGGAAGAACTCCCTGAGTGCTATGATGTTGTGGAGTTGGATGAAGAAGGTGAGATTAATCTGCGGCAAATTGTCGAAGATGAGTTGATACTGGCGATTCCTATCGTTCCTAAGCATACAGAAGCATCCTGTTCTTTTTCTGATAAGCCAGTTAGCTTTGGTGATATAGAAGAACAAGAGAGCAAACCAAATCCATTTGAAATTTTAAAACAACTTAAGAAAGATTCTTAG
- the rpmF gene encoding 50S ribosomal protein L32 yields the protein MAVQKSKVSRSRRGMRRSHDAINGPTLTVDQVSGETHRRHHVTADGYYKGEKVISK from the coding sequence ATGGCGGTACAAAAAAGTAAAGTGTCACGTTCACGTCGTGGCATGCGTCGTTCACACGATGCTATTAACGGTCCTACACTAACAGTAGATCAAGTTTCTGGTGAGACTCACCGTCGTCACCACGTAACTGCTGACGGTTACTACAAAGGCGAAAAAGTAATTTCTAAGTAA
- the plsX gene encoding phosphate acyltransferase PlsX, translating to MHADLTIALDMMGGDYGPRSSIPAAIAAVEKHPRLILLLCGNRSVLEDALEKANALSHPRLIVKHCDEVVTNTCDPAQALRNKRNSSMRVALDLVKAGQAQACVSSGNTGALLSMAHYVLKMLPGIKRPALITSVPTEKKQPVYLLDLGANVQCDPETLLQFAIMGSIVAGAALKLDKPKVHLLNIGLEDIKGHDGIKQAAKLMQGCKVINYQGYCEGSDIFSGKSDVIVCEGFVGNVALKTCEGIAKLIMFKFTKALKKHLFYRCLAFLLRPVIKKLYKRVNPDQYNGASLVGLRGIVVKSHGNASKKAFMAAIEEAAREIDRRIPDKIQATFEEMAPVEETSARS from the coding sequence ATGCACGCTGATCTAACCATAGCGTTAGATATGATGGGGGGCGATTACGGCCCCCGTTCATCAATTCCTGCTGCAATCGCTGCAGTTGAAAAACATCCTCGCTTAATCCTGCTATTATGTGGCAATCGCTCCGTTTTGGAAGATGCGCTCGAAAAAGCTAATGCGCTTTCTCACCCACGTCTGATCGTTAAACACTGTGATGAAGTGGTGACCAATACTTGTGATCCTGCTCAGGCTCTACGTAATAAACGAAACTCTTCTATGCGAGTTGCATTGGACCTGGTCAAAGCCGGTCAGGCACAAGCTTGTGTGAGCTCGGGTAATACGGGCGCGTTATTATCGATGGCGCACTATGTATTGAAAATGCTTCCAGGTATAAAGCGACCTGCACTGATCACCTCAGTACCCACTGAAAAGAAACAACCCGTGTATCTGCTGGATCTTGGTGCCAATGTACAATGTGATCCTGAAACGCTGTTACAGTTTGCCATTATGGGGTCGATTGTTGCAGGCGCCGCACTTAAACTCGACAAGCCCAAAGTCCACTTGCTCAACATCGGCCTCGAAGATATAAAAGGTCATGATGGTATTAAACAAGCCGCTAAGCTTATGCAAGGTTGCAAAGTGATCAATTATCAGGGGTATTGCGAGGGGAGTGATATATTTTCAGGGAAATCAGACGTCATTGTATGTGAGGGTTTTGTTGGCAATGTCGCATTGAAAACTTGTGAAGGAATTGCCAAACTTATCATGTTTAAGTTCACAAAAGCGTTGAAAAAACATCTTTTTTACCGGTGTCTGGCGTTTTTACTCAGGCCCGTCATAAAAAAACTGTATAAACGTGTGAACCCCGACCAGTATAACGGCGCAAGTCTGGTAGGATTGCGCGGTATTGTAGTGAAAAGTCACGGAAATGCGTCGAAGAAGGCATTTATGGCAGCGATTGAAGAAGCGGCCAGAGAGATCGATAGACGTATTCCAGATAAAATCCAGGCGACCTTTGAAGAAATGGCGCCGGTTGAAGAGACATCTGCCAGATCCTAG
- the fabD gene encoding ACP S-malonyltransferase — protein MSQKIALLFPGQGSQSVGMLSELLETSQVVQDTFAEASAALGYDLAKLVLDGPESELNETHRTQPALLTASVAIFRHWQSEQVDAELVLAGHSLGEYSALVCAGVLDLSTAVKLVEKRGLYMQQAVPAGTGSMAAIIGLDDDTIAKICEEQSEQQVVAPVNFNSPGQVVIAGHKEAVERASEACKEAGAKRALPLAVSVPSHCALMKPAADQLAADLAKIEFSAPNFSVINNVDVVAQESGEAIKDALIRQLYSPVRWTETVQQLAKDGVTQAYEFGPGKVLTGLTKRIDKSVACSAVNDVASLTSAK, from the coding sequence ATGTCACAAAAGATTGCTTTACTATTCCCAGGCCAGGGCTCTCAGAGCGTAGGCATGTTGTCGGAATTATTAGAAACTTCTCAAGTTGTTCAGGATACATTTGCAGAAGCTTCTGCTGCTTTGGGGTATGACCTGGCAAAGTTAGTATTAGACGGCCCTGAAAGCGAATTAAATGAAACACATCGTACCCAGCCTGCATTGCTTACTGCCAGTGTGGCAATTTTCCGTCACTGGCAGAGCGAGCAGGTCGATGCAGAGTTAGTCCTAGCTGGGCACAGTCTGGGCGAATACTCAGCCCTGGTATGTGCAGGCGTATTAGATCTGTCTACAGCCGTTAAATTGGTTGAGAAGCGCGGTCTGTATATGCAACAAGCGGTACCGGCAGGTACGGGATCTATGGCTGCAATCATCGGCCTGGATGACGATACAATTGCGAAGATTTGTGAGGAGCAATCGGAGCAACAGGTCGTAGCACCGGTCAATTTCAACTCACCGGGCCAGGTGGTCATTGCTGGTCATAAAGAAGCAGTAGAACGTGCCTCCGAAGCTTGTAAAGAGGCGGGAGCAAAACGCGCGTTGCCGCTGGCAGTTAGTGTACCTTCTCACTGTGCGTTAATGAAACCGGCTGCCGATCAACTGGCAGCGGATCTTGCAAAAATCGAGTTCTCAGCACCAAACTTTTCAGTGATTAATAATGTTGACGTTGTGGCACAAGAAAGTGGCGAAGCGATTAAAGACGCGCTTATTCGCCAATTATATAGCCCAGTTCGCTGGACAGAGACGGTTCAGCAATTAGCAAAAGATGGGGTCACGCAAGCTTATGAGTTTGGCCCGGGTAAAGTACTGACCGGTCTGACTAAGCGAATTGATAAATCTGTTGCATGTAGCGCAGTGAACGACGTTGCTTCTCTGACATCTGCAAAGTAA
- the fabG gene encoding 3-oxoacyl-ACP reductase FabG: protein MTNLFDLTGKVVLVTGASRGIGKAIANAMVAQGAKVAGTATSESGAEKISDYLGENGKGYKLNVTDADSIEATLQAIKQDLGDVDVLVNNAGITRDNLLMRMKDQEWDDILDTNLSSIFRLSKAVLRPMMKKKSGRIINIGSVVGTMGNAGQANYAAAKAGVIGFSKSMAREVASRGITVNVIAPGFIQTDMTDELTDEQKAATLANVPAGRLGKPEEIAAAAVYLASDAGAYVSGETLHVNGAMYMV, encoded by the coding sequence ATGACAAACTTATTTGATTTAACAGGTAAAGTAGTACTTGTTACAGGCGCAAGCCGTGGTATCGGTAAAGCCATTGCAAATGCTATGGTTGCACAAGGCGCAAAGGTAGCGGGCACCGCAACAAGTGAGTCAGGTGCAGAAAAAATTTCTGATTACCTGGGCGAAAATGGCAAAGGGTACAAGCTGAATGTAACCGACGCGGATTCTATTGAAGCTACTCTGCAGGCAATTAAGCAAGATTTGGGCGATGTGGATGTTTTGGTTAACAACGCGGGCATTACCCGTGACAACCTGTTGATGCGCATGAAGGACCAGGAATGGGATGATATCCTCGATACAAACCTGAGCTCAATTTTCCGTTTGTCTAAGGCGGTTTTGCGTCCTATGATGAAGAAAAAATCGGGCCGTATCATTAATATCGGTTCTGTTGTTGGCACTATGGGTAATGCTGGCCAGGCAAACTATGCAGCCGCTAAAGCGGGCGTGATTGGCTTTTCGAAGTCCATGGCACGCGAGGTCGCATCACGTGGTATCACCGTGAATGTTATCGCACCTGGTTTTATCCAAACAGACATGACTGATGAGCTAACTGACGAGCAAAAGGCGGCAACGCTCGCGAACGTGCCGGCAGGACGCCTTGGAAAGCCAGAAGAGATCGCAGCGGCGGCAGTTTACCTTGCATCAGACGCTGGTGCTTATGTTTCAGGCGAAACTTTGCACGTAAATGGCGCTATGTACATGGTGTAA
- the acpP gene encoding acyl carrier protein, producing MSDIQERVKKIIVEQLGVKEEEVKSEASFVDDLGADSLDTVELVMALEEEFDTEIPDEEAEKITTVQAAIDYVTAHAE from the coding sequence ATGAGCGACATCCAAGAACGCGTAAAAAAAATCATCGTTGAGCAACTAGGTGTTAAAGAAGAAGAAGTAAAATCAGAAGCGTCTTTCGTAGACGATCTGGGTGCTGACTCTCTTGACACTGTTGAGCTGGTAATGGCTCTGGAAGAAGAGTTCGACACTGAAATCCCTGATGAAGAAGCTGAGAAAATCACTACTGTTCAGGCAGCGATCGACTACGTTACTGCTCACGCTGAGTAA
- the fabF gene encoding beta-ketoacyl-ACP synthase II, which translates to MAKRRVVVTGLGMLTPLGNDVESTWQGLLEGRSGIRNITHFDTTQFGTKFAGLVNDFDETQYMSKKDAKKMDLFIQYGIAAGVQALKDSGLEITEENAKRVGVAVGSGIGGLTLIEENHVKLLNSGPRKLSPFYVPSTIINMISGHLSIMHGLQGPNISIVTACTTGLHNIGHAARMIAYGDADAMVAGGAEKASTPIGMGGFSAARALSTRNDDPQAASRPWDKDRDGFVLADGAGVIVLEEYEHAKARGAKIYAELVGFGMSGDAYHMTSPPEDGAGAALAMENALQDAGVNAEQVGYINAHGTSTSAGDKAETSAVKSIFGDAAKDVMVSSSKSMMGHLLGAAGSVESIISILSLQHQKVTPTINLDNPDEGCDLDYVPHTARDAKLDYALCNSFGFGGTNGSLLFKKV; encoded by the coding sequence GTGGCTAAACGTCGAGTCGTAGTAACTGGCTTAGGTATGTTGACGCCGCTAGGTAATGACGTAGAGTCAACCTGGCAGGGCTTGTTAGAAGGCCGAAGTGGTATTCGCAATATCACACACTTTGACACTACTCAGTTCGGTACCAAATTTGCGGGTCTGGTCAATGATTTTGACGAGACTCAATACATGTCAAAGAAAGATGCCAAGAAAATGGACTTGTTCATTCAGTACGGTATCGCGGCGGGCGTACAGGCGCTTAAAGATTCCGGGTTGGAAATCACAGAAGAAAATGCCAAACGCGTTGGTGTCGCTGTGGGGTCTGGGATCGGGGGCCTGACGCTGATTGAAGAAAACCATGTGAAGCTGCTCAACAGTGGCCCACGTAAGCTGTCTCCTTTTTATGTACCTTCGACCATCATTAATATGATCTCGGGTCACTTGTCTATCATGCACGGCCTGCAAGGTCCGAATATTTCTATCGTAACAGCATGTACGACAGGCCTGCACAACATCGGCCATGCGGCACGTATGATTGCCTACGGTGATGCGGATGCTATGGTTGCCGGTGGAGCAGAGAAAGCGTCGACGCCAATTGGTATGGGTGGCTTTAGTGCAGCGCGTGCTTTATCGACACGCAATGATGATCCACAAGCGGCGTCGCGCCCTTGGGATAAAGATCGTGATGGCTTCGTCCTGGCCGATGGTGCAGGTGTGATTGTGCTGGAAGAGTACGAACACGCGAAAGCACGTGGCGCAAAAATCTATGCTGAACTAGTTGGTTTTGGCATGAGTGGTGATGCATATCATATGACATCACCGCCTGAAGATGGCGCGGGTGCTGCGCTGGCGATGGAAAATGCCCTGCAAGATGCGGGTGTAAACGCTGAACAGGTCGGTTACATTAATGCCCATGGTACGTCTACATCGGCGGGCGACAAGGCAGAAACTTCGGCAGTGAAATCTATCTTCGGAGATGCTGCGAAAGATGTGATGGTCAGCTCATCTAAGTCGATGATGGGTCATCTGTTGGGTGCAGCGGGTTCTGTAGAGTCTATCATTAGTATCTTGTCACTACAGCACCAAAAGGTCACGCCAACTATTAACCTGGATAACCCGGATGAAGGGTGCGATCTGGATTACGTACCACATACGGCACGTGATGCTAAGTTAGACTATGCGCTATGTAACTCATTTGGGTTTGGCGGCACAAACGGCTCTTTGCTGTTTAAGAAAGTCTGA
- the pabC gene encoding aminodeoxychorismate lyase, translating to MQQVSSRDRGLNYGDGFFTTVKISAGQLERWEGHLKRLAQCASALYFPELDLRALTEQCECAARDTNEGVLKVVITRGEGGRGYGLPEEPQITIVVSLTAYPAHYNRWREDGISLAKSDVRLGHQPILAGLKTLNRLEQVLIKQNAASKTTDDVLVMDLQGMVIESSAANILICKDKHWYTPDLSLCGIQGVYLSSLQQYNPITTTSLSLESVYAADAVYLCNSLMGLVPVHQIDTYHYCIDKAKALAGELMVTL from the coding sequence ATGCAGCAGGTAAGCAGTCGGGATCGTGGCCTGAATTATGGCGATGGCTTTTTTACAACGGTCAAGATTTCAGCAGGTCAACTGGAGCGATGGGAAGGCCATTTAAAACGCCTTGCGCAGTGCGCAAGCGCTTTATACTTCCCTGAGTTAGACCTCAGGGCGCTGACAGAGCAGTGCGAGTGTGCAGCCCGGGATACTAATGAGGGCGTGCTTAAAGTGGTCATAACCCGCGGAGAAGGCGGTAGGGGCTATGGACTGCCAGAAGAGCCTCAGATAACAATTGTGGTGTCGTTAACAGCCTATCCTGCTCATTATAACCGCTGGCGTGAAGACGGGATTTCGCTGGCTAAATCTGACGTGCGTCTTGGCCACCAGCCTATATTAGCCGGACTGAAAACCCTGAACCGCCTGGAGCAGGTGCTGATCAAGCAAAATGCTGCCAGCAAAACTACGGATGATGTACTTGTTATGGACTTACAGGGTATGGTCATCGAGAGTTCTGCAGCCAATATTCTGATCTGTAAAGACAAGCACTGGTATACGCCCGATTTGTCTCTGTGTGGGATCCAGGGCGTGTATCTTTCAAGCTTGCAACAGTATAACCCCATTACAACGACTTCCCTGAGTCTTGAATCTGTTTATGCAGCTGATGCTGTATATTTGTGTAATAGCCTGATGGGTCTGGTGCCAGTGCACCAGATTGATACCTATCATTACTGCATAGACAAAGCCAAGGCTCTGGCCGGGGAGCTAATGGTTACATTATGA
- the mltG gene encoding endolytic transglycosylase MltG: MIKKLILLLLSGMLISVLAAAYFISEYNEAPLRSDTRYFEVKRGDSFVAICQRWQRQGWIESCLPYQVYGKIFPERVKVKAGVYELQGLGVLEALSKLSTGVQADFMFTIIEGQTFKQVLANLKEAPFIHFDLSETDMAKYIQVDTEELSEERAFHPEGWLYPETYHYHAHSKASALIKRASERMQLQLTLAWQQRLGDLPINSAYEALILASIIEKETGKAEERPVIASVFVNRLNRKMRLQTDPTVIYGLGERFDGDIKRRDLREYTPYNTYRINGLPPTPIAMPSLDAIKAATQPARTDYLYFVSKGDGSHYFSKSLREHNQAVQRYILNKQSG, translated from the coding sequence ATGATCAAAAAGCTGATTTTACTTCTGTTGTCGGGAATGCTCATCAGTGTACTGGCAGCTGCGTATTTCATTTCAGAGTATAACGAGGCGCCACTTCGCAGCGATACCCGCTATTTTGAAGTTAAGCGGGGCGACAGCTTTGTAGCAATTTGCCAGCGCTGGCAGCGTCAGGGCTGGATTGAAAGCTGTTTACCGTACCAGGTTTACGGCAAAATATTTCCCGAGCGGGTAAAAGTCAAAGCCGGTGTCTACGAATTGCAAGGGTTAGGTGTACTTGAGGCGTTGTCAAAGTTGAGCACCGGGGTGCAGGCCGACTTCATGTTTACTATAATCGAAGGGCAAACTTTTAAGCAGGTGCTGGCAAACCTAAAAGAAGCGCCATTTATCCATTTTGACCTGAGCGAAACGGATATGGCGAAGTACATTCAGGTTGATACAGAGGAGCTGTCTGAAGAAAGAGCTTTTCATCCAGAAGGGTGGTTATACCCCGAGACTTATCATTATCACGCTCACAGCAAAGCGTCAGCCCTGATTAAACGTGCCAGCGAGCGTATGCAACTGCAACTGACACTTGCATGGCAACAACGGTTAGGGGACCTGCCTATCAATTCAGCATACGAGGCACTGATCCTGGCATCCATCATCGAAAAGGAAACTGGCAAGGCGGAGGAGCGTCCGGTTATTGCCTCTGTATTTGTAAACCGCTTGAACCGGAAGATGCGATTGCAAACGGATCCGACAGTCATTTATGGGTTGGGTGAGCGTTTTGACGGTGACATCAAGCGTCGCGATTTGCGTGAATATACGCCCTATAATACCTATAGAATAAATGGGTTACCGCCTACTCCTATTGCCATGCCGTCATTGGATGCTATCAAGGCTGCAACTCAGCCAGCGCGAACAGATTATCTGTATTTTGTATCCAAAGGCGATGGCAGCCATTATTTCTCAAAGTCCTTACGAGAGCACAACCAGGCGGTACAACGTTACATCCTGAACAAACAAAGTGGCTGA